The following proteins are encoded in a genomic region of Haloarcula marina:
- a CDS encoding archaemetzincin family Zn-dependent metalloprotease yields the protein MHVDIVPVGEVSAQVKREASDGLRGTYDCEVTMHEPQSIPAGAYDGDRDQYRAEEFIDLARRVGSGEKNIAITPKDLFYRRRNYVFGLAYLGGSGSVISTYRLQTSSDGGFSNRSAGEIFAARVRKEVVHEIGHTLGLEHCDNKRCVMNFSPTVRQVDVKEASLCGSCQRHVL from the coding sequence ATGCACGTCGACATCGTACCGGTGGGCGAAGTCTCCGCCCAAGTGAAACGCGAGGCGTCGGACGGCCTCCGCGGGACCTACGACTGTGAGGTCACGATGCACGAACCCCAGTCGATTCCCGCCGGTGCGTACGATGGCGACCGGGACCAGTACCGCGCCGAGGAGTTCATCGACCTCGCGAGGCGCGTCGGGTCCGGCGAGAAGAACATCGCCATCACGCCGAAAGACCTCTTCTACCGCCGCCGCAACTACGTCTTCGGACTCGCCTACCTCGGCGGGTCCGGTAGCGTCATCTCCACGTACCGCCTCCAGACGTCCTCCGACGGCGGCTTTTCGAACCGCTCGGCCGGGGAGATTTTCGCCGCCCGCGTCCGCAAGGAAGTCGTCCACGAAATCGGCCACACGCTCGGACTGGAACACTGCGACAACAAGCGCTGCGTGATGAACTTCTCGCCGACGGTCCGACAGGTCGACGTGAAGGAAGCGTCCCTGTGTGGGTCCTGCCAGCGCCACGTCCTCTAA
- a CDS encoding UPF0146 family protein, with amino-acid sequence MNDADRALVGRLSDADGVVEVGVGNRPSVAAELAARGVSVTATDIHERPVPDGVTFVVDDVTDPTLSVYEDADIVFARNLPPELHRPLRVIARRVDAACWFTTLGGDQPAVPVDREQLDGGETLYRAREDVR; translated from the coding sequence GTGAACGACGCCGACCGTGCCCTCGTCGGTCGGTTGTCTGACGCCGACGGCGTCGTGGAAGTCGGGGTCGGCAACCGTCCGTCGGTGGCCGCCGAACTCGCCGCCCGCGGGGTCAGCGTGACCGCGACGGACATCCACGAACGGCCGGTTCCGGACGGCGTCACCTTCGTCGTCGACGACGTGACCGACCCGACCCTCTCGGTGTACGAGGACGCCGACATCGTGTTCGCGCGGAACCTCCCGCCGGAACTCCACCGGCCCCTTCGTGTTATCGCCCGCCGGGTCGACGCCGCCTGCTGGTTCACGACCCTCGGCGGCGACCAGCCAGCGGTTCCCGTCGACCGGGAGCAACTCGACGGCGGCGAGACGCTGTACCGGGCGCGCGAGGACGTGCGGTAG
- a CDS encoding winged helix-turn-helix domain-containing protein, whose translation MTESDGEAIADLPPSAKLVYKVLEYDGPLTQKGIVEESMLSARTVRYALERLDEVGVIEEDVYFADARQNLYEITEQPAEQADAPVSD comes from the coding sequence ATGACGGAATCCGACGGGGAGGCAATCGCAGACCTTCCACCGAGCGCGAAGCTCGTTTACAAGGTGTTGGAGTACGACGGTCCGCTGACCCAGAAAGGTATCGTGGAGGAGTCGATGCTCTCTGCACGTACCGTCCGCTACGCGCTCGAACGACTCGACGAGGTCGGTGTCATCGAAGAAGACGTGTACTTCGCCGACGCGCGACAGAACCTCTACGAGATAACCGAACAACCGGCCGAACAGGCCGACGCCCCCGTCTCCGACTGA
- a CDS encoding ribosome biogenesis/translation initiation ATPase RLI, with protein MAEDSIAVVDLERCQPDRCNYECMNYCPPNRSGKECIVKRGDAYEEDEEFEGKPDQVRISEEICLGESCGICVNKCPFDAIEIINLPQELTEEPVHRYGENAFALYGLPTPQEGQVTGILGPNGIGKTTAVRILADEMAPNLGRYGEQPGWDEILDEYRGTALQDYLEQMRDGDVTVARKPQYVDRIPDQFDGKARELLERTDERGELDYLIERTGIRPVVDNHIDDLSGGELQRVALVATLARDADFYFLDEITPYLDIGQRMTAARLIRELAEEGDRSMLVVEHDLAILDLLADNINVAYGSPGAFGIITSPKSTKNGINEYLSGYLENENMRIRQTEIEFEEHAPRTESTGDVVIEYPDLAKSYGEGEFSLEVEAGTIRESEVLGVVGPNGIGKSTFAKMLAGRLEPTAGSVEADLDIAYKPQYIDIDQQMRVDAFLSTITDDFGSSYWNTEIAQPLQLDAVMEQQLTDLSGGERQRVAIAACLSKEADLYLLDEPSAHLDVEQRVLATSAIRRYAENHDATAMVIDHDIYMIDLLADRLLVFDGEPAKSGHAAPPQGMREGMNEFLSNLDITFRRDERTSRPRINKPGSQLDRKQKNAGEYYYSPNQ; from the coding sequence ATGGCCGAGGACAGTATCGCAGTCGTCGACTTAGAGCGGTGCCAACCCGACCGCTGTAACTACGAGTGTATGAACTACTGCCCGCCCAACCGGAGCGGGAAAGAGTGCATCGTCAAGCGCGGCGACGCCTACGAGGAAGACGAGGAGTTCGAGGGGAAACCCGACCAGGTCCGCATCTCCGAGGAGATATGTCTGGGCGAGTCCTGCGGCATCTGCGTCAACAAGTGCCCCTTCGACGCCATCGAAATCATCAACCTCCCACAGGAGTTGACCGAGGAACCGGTCCACCGCTACGGGGAGAACGCCTTCGCGCTGTACGGCCTCCCCACCCCCCAAGAGGGGCAGGTCACGGGGATTCTCGGGCCGAACGGCATCGGGAAGACCACCGCCGTCCGCATCCTCGCCGACGAGATGGCCCCGAACCTCGGCCGGTACGGCGAGCAACCGGGCTGGGACGAGATTCTCGACGAGTACCGCGGGACCGCCCTGCAGGACTACCTCGAACAGATGCGCGACGGCGACGTGACCGTCGCCCGCAAGCCGCAGTACGTCGACCGCATCCCCGACCAGTTCGACGGGAAGGCCCGCGAACTGCTCGAACGGACCGACGAGCGCGGCGAACTCGACTACCTCATCGAGCGGACGGGCATCCGCCCGGTCGTCGACAATCACATCGACGACCTCTCGGGCGGCGAACTCCAGCGTGTCGCGCTGGTGGCGACGCTGGCACGGGACGCGGACTTCTACTTCCTCGACGAGATTACGCCGTATCTGGACATCGGTCAGCGGATGACCGCCGCCCGCCTCATCCGCGAACTCGCCGAGGAGGGCGACCGCTCGATGCTGGTCGTCGAACACGACCTCGCCATCCTCGACTTGCTCGCGGACAACATCAACGTCGCCTACGGGTCGCCCGGCGCGTTCGGTATTATCACCTCGCCGAAGTCCACGAAGAACGGCATCAACGAGTACCTCTCCGGGTACTTGGAGAACGAGAACATGCGCATCCGGCAGACCGAAATCGAGTTCGAGGAACACGCGCCCCGGACCGAGTCGACCGGCGACGTGGTCATCGAGTACCCCGACCTCGCCAAGAGCTACGGCGAGGGCGAGTTCTCGCTGGAAGTCGAGGCCGGGACCATCCGCGAGAGCGAAGTCCTCGGCGTAGTCGGCCCGAACGGTATCGGGAAGTCGACGTTCGCGAAGATGCTGGCCGGGCGTCTGGAACCCACCGCGGGTAGCGTCGAGGCGGACCTCGACATCGCCTACAAGCCCCAGTACATCGACATCGACCAGCAGATGCGCGTCGACGCGTTCCTCTCGACGATTACCGACGACTTCGGTTCCTCGTACTGGAACACCGAAATCGCCCAACCGCTCCAACTCGACGCCGTGATGGAGCAGCAACTGACCGACCTCTCGGGCGGGGAGCGCCAGCGCGTCGCCATCGCGGCCTGCCTCTCGAAGGAGGCCGACCTTTACCTGCTCGACGAACCGTCGGCCCACCTCGACGTCGAACAGCGTGTGCTCGCCACGTCGGCGATTCGCCGCTACGCCGAGAACCACGACGCCACGGCGATGGTCATCGACCACGACATCTACATGATCGACCTGCTGGCAGACCGCTTGCTCGTCTTCGACGGCGAACCCGCCAAGAGCGGCCACGCCGCGCCGCCACAGGGGATGCGCGAGGGGATGAACGAGTTCCTCTCGAACCTCGACATCACGTTCCGTCGCGACGAGCGCACGTCCCGGCCGCGCATCAACAAGCCCGGGTCCCAACTCGACCGCAAGCAGAAGAACGCGGGCGAGTACTACTACAGTCCGAACCAGTAG